From a single Couchioplanes caeruleus genomic region:
- a CDS encoding EAL and HDOD domain-containing protein yields the protein MENQSRFPQPGTRLVHIGRQPIFDASGDIAGYELLFRGNTSAVEAGRRDAYATSQVLVNAFTEFGLDEVVGDRMCFINLTREFLTGELILPFGPENVVLEVLETVEVDDAVVAGVSNLVAAGYRIALDDFVWKSGHERLLPLASYVKLDLPSADEAELPGQLAFFRGFPGVEIVAEGLETVEHLALCDRYGIELRQGFVLSRPQVMTAACITPFKLRRLELLGALSAAEADIDYVVSIISSDPALTMRVLRASNSAAVGTIRRVSSIRQAVVMLGLAHIRRWAMLMVVDDVAEATEAQLTDALMRARLCQNLASRFEVDPDAAFVAGLVTAVADLLGITASSLVNHLPLTADISAALTRGTGRLGRMLRVVDAYEHGDLALMGAAPAGNDLTGAVMDAMRWSTQTVSATHADEGPRPRRQALAVS from the coding sequence GTGGAAAACCAGTCGCGGTTCCCTCAGCCGGGCACCCGCCTCGTGCACATCGGGCGGCAGCCGATCTTCGACGCCTCCGGTGACATCGCCGGCTACGAGCTGCTGTTCCGGGGGAACACCAGCGCCGTCGAGGCCGGCCGGCGGGATGCGTACGCGACCAGCCAGGTGCTGGTCAACGCGTTCACCGAGTTCGGCCTCGACGAGGTCGTCGGCGACCGCATGTGCTTCATCAACCTCACCCGCGAGTTCCTCACCGGCGAGCTGATCCTGCCGTTCGGGCCGGAGAACGTCGTGCTGGAGGTGCTCGAGACGGTCGAGGTCGACGACGCGGTGGTGGCGGGCGTGTCGAACCTCGTGGCGGCCGGCTACCGCATCGCGCTGGACGACTTCGTGTGGAAGTCCGGCCACGAGCGGCTGCTCCCGCTGGCCTCGTACGTGAAGCTCGATCTGCCCTCCGCCGACGAGGCGGAGCTGCCCGGCCAGCTGGCGTTCTTCCGCGGCTTCCCCGGCGTGGAGATCGTCGCCGAGGGCCTGGAGACGGTTGAGCACCTTGCCCTGTGCGACCGGTACGGCATCGAGCTGCGCCAGGGTTTCGTGCTGAGCCGCCCCCAGGTGATGACGGCCGCGTGCATCACGCCGTTCAAGCTGCGCCGGCTGGAGCTGCTCGGGGCACTGAGCGCCGCGGAAGCCGACATCGACTACGTGGTCTCCATCATCTCCAGCGACCCGGCGCTGACGATGCGCGTCCTGCGGGCCAGCAACAGCGCCGCGGTGGGCACGATCCGGCGGGTGTCGTCGATCCGGCAGGCCGTCGTCATGCTGGGCCTCGCCCACATCCGCCGCTGGGCCATGCTGATGGTGGTCGACGACGTGGCGGAGGCGACCGAGGCGCAGCTGACCGACGCGCTCATGCGGGCCCGGCTCTGCCAGAACCTCGCTTCGCGCTTCGAGGTCGACCCGGACGCCGCGTTCGTGGCCGGGCTGGTCACCGCGGTCGCCGACCTGCTGGGCATCACGGCGTCCTCGCTGGTCAACCACCTGCCGCTGACCGCGGACATCAGCGCCGCCCTGACCCGCGGCACGGGCCGGCTCGGGCGGATGCTGCGGGTGGTCGACGCGTACGAGCACGGCGACCTCGCGCTGATGGGCGCGGCCCCGGCCGGCAACGACCTGACCGGCGCGGTCATGGACGCCATGCGCTGGTCCACGCAGACGGTCTCGGCCACCCACGCCGACGAGGGCCCCCGCCCGCGCCGGCAGGCCCTCGCCGTCTCCTGA
- a CDS encoding G5 domain-containing protein, whose product MANQTSMWSRLKTWHKAGLIVAALAVAGGSALALTAAFGGDEPAQVVGRVEQPVAQPSGSGTAEAAETQTVAGKQKRTEKKTEPIKFKTRTVKDNWLPKGTKEKRTEGIDGVRTRTYEVVLVDGKETSRKLIKNEVTRKPVDEVIAVGSY is encoded by the coding sequence GTGGCAAACCAGACATCTATGTGGTCCCGGCTCAAGACCTGGCACAAGGCCGGCCTGATCGTGGCGGCGCTGGCCGTGGCCGGCGGCAGCGCCCTGGCCCTGACGGCGGCCTTCGGCGGCGACGAGCCCGCGCAGGTCGTGGGCCGGGTGGAACAGCCGGTGGCGCAGCCCTCCGGCTCGGGGACGGCGGAGGCGGCGGAGACGCAGACCGTGGCCGGCAAGCAGAAGCGTACGGAGAAGAAGACCGAGCCGATCAAGTTCAAGACGCGGACCGTCAAGGACAACTGGCTGCCCAAGGGCACCAAGGAGAAGCGGACCGAGGGAATCGACGGCGTGCGCACCCGCACCTACGAGGTCGTACTCGTGGACGGCAAGGAGACCTCGCGCAAACTGATCAAGAACGAGGTGACCCGCAAGCCGGTCGACGAGGTGATAGCGGTCGGCAGCTACTGA